Proteins from a genomic interval of Papaver somniferum cultivar HN1 chromosome 4, ASM357369v1, whole genome shotgun sequence:
- the LOC113275371 gene encoding berberine bridge enzyme-like 24 has protein sequence MLDLINFRDVTVDVDSNTAWIQAGASLGEVYYRIAEKSKIHGFPAGFCPTVGVGGGTGALVRKYGLAADQVIDACIVNAEGKILNRETMENDLFWAIRGGGAASFGVVLSWKVKLVSVPAMVIVATVKKTMEQGAADIVHKWQFIADKIDEDVFIGLTLSVVSSNNTNVNDDHKHIDGERTVSAEFTILFVGEGGVEKLLQLVEERFSELGLTSKDCIQMSWVESVLYFSHQHGKPLESLLVRDNPTANYFFKSKSDYVKTPVSKTALAGLWRMLLKQENVMPMLIWTPYGGKMNEISESEIPFPHRQGNIYNIKYSVSWLEENESAMNLEWMKKLYEYMTPYVSKNPRTAYLNSRDLDLGQQYCEDYQDISSHLNARVWGRKYFKDNFERLVKVKSEVDPQNFFKNRQSIPPITFGFRKENV, from the coding sequence ATGCTGGATTTAATCAATTTCCGGGATGTCACTGTTGATGTAGATAGTAATACAGCATGGATTCAAGCCGGAGCTAGTCTCGGTGAAGTTTATTATAGAATTGCTGAAAAGAGCAAGATCCATGGATTTCCAGCTGGGTTTTGTCCAACTGTGGGTGTCGGTGGTGGAACAGGTGCATTGGTAAGGAAATATGGGCTTGCGGCCGATCAAGTCATTGATGCTTGCATTGTCAATGCTGAAGGTAAAATCTTGAACCGAGAAACCATGGAAAATGACTTATTTTGGGCTATTAGAGGAGGCGGGGCAGCGAGTTTCGGAGTTGTTCTCTCATGGAAAGTTAAGTTGGTTAGTGTGCCGGCTATGGTGATTGTTGCCACTGTCAAGAAGACAATGGAACAAGGTGCAGCAGACATTGTGCATAAGTGGCAGTTCATTGCAGATAAAATCGATGAAGACGTGTTTATAGGACTAACATTGTCCGTCGTTTCAAGTAATAATACTAATGTAAATGATGATCATAAGCACATTGACGGAGAAAGAACAGTGTCAGCAGAATTCACAATCTTGTTTGTTGGGGAGGGTGGTGTTGAGAAACTACTTCAACTCGTGGAGGAGAGGTTTTCTGAACTGGGTTTGACAAGTAAAGATTGCATCCAAATGAGTTGGGTAGAGTCCGTTCTTTACTTCTCGCATCAACATGGTAAACCATTGGAATCTTTGCTAGTTAGAGATAATCCGACAGCAAATTACTTCTTCAAGTCGAAATCCGATTATGTCAAAACTCCAGTGTCAAAAACGGCATTGGCAGGTTTATGGAGAATGCTATTGAAGCAAGAAAATGTCATGCCTATGTTGATATGGACACCTTATGGTGGAAAaatgaatgagatttcagaatCTGAAATTCCATTCCCGCACAGACAAGGAAACATTTACAATATTAAATACTCAGTGAGTTGGTTAGAAGAAAATGAATCAGCAATGAATTTAGAATGGATGAAGAAGTTATATGAATATATGACTCCATATGTATCTAAGAATCCAAGGACTGCTTATCTCAACTCTAGAGATCTTGACTTGGGGCAGCAGTATTGCGAGGATTATCAAGACATTAGTAGTCACTTGAATGCTAGAGTTTGGGGTAGAAAATATTTTAAAGATAATTTTGAAAGATTAGTAAAAGTTAAGAGTGAAGTTGATCCTCAAAATTTCTTTAAGAATAGACAAAGTATACCTCCGATTACGTTTGGTTTTAGGAAGGAAAATGTATAA